The nucleotide sequence AGTAATCAAAGAAAAAGCCCTTGCAGATGCCGCTGGTATTGAGGAGAAAGCAAATGCCATGAAGAAACTGGACGGTGTAGGTAAGGACCATGAAGAGTTCAAACTACGTCTGGATAAGGAGCTTCAAGTAGACCTGGCACAAATCAACATACAGAAAGATATTGCAGACGCACAAGCGCAGGTGATAGGAGATGCATTAAAAGCAGCTAAGATTGACATTGTAGGTGGCGAGACCATGTTCTTTGAACAAATCATAGGCCAGATCACTAAGGCTAAAGGCTATGACAGACTGGTCAAGCATTCTGAAACCGTATCTGAAGTCAAAGACGCCATTCTAGGAAGCGACGATGTAAAAGGAAATCTACTCGATAAAGTAAAGGACTTTGCAGACCGTTACGACATCAGTTCTGAAGACATCAAGAACCTGACGATTGCTAATTTGTTGATCGATCTACAGGCTAGAGTTGACAATAATGAAGACCAGAACATGTTGACCAACCTCATGAATCTTGCTAAAGGAATGGGGTTATCCAACAAAAAGTTGGGGAATATCTAGGTAGATTTTAGGACGCTCCACTATTCTTTCTTGAGAAAGAATAGTGTCGGGCTATCCGCTTAATCTTTTGAATATCTCACAGGTTTTAATAACCTGTGAGATCTCAAAAAGGATGTCGCTGCTATCCCTAGCGCTAGCAGAATGATTTACCACTAGAACAAGAGTTTCATCAACCTCTATGGCTCTATTAACCATCAATTACTACTATTCTACTTTCAATGGCAGATAAAGAACTAAAAGACACCACCCAACTGGACTCAGGAACCTATGAGATCATCCAGAGTCGTTTGCTCAAGCAAAAAAATGACTTGCAGCAGCGTCTGGCAGCACTCAATGACGAGCGTAAAAAAGTCTTCGGTTCGCTAGAGACGCGGCTTATTGCAAATGATCGCGTCAATACAGAGAACAACTGTATCGCTCGGGATATTGTGACCATTGGCAATTACAGCCTCTTTGGGTACAACGTACACTTTGGCCTGCGTACAGAGATCAAGTTGAGCGACGTTTTTAATGTCTATGAGTTTGATCGTGATGGTGAGGCTGGTGATGCATTACGCTTTCGCGAAAGCGGAACAAAGCTTCAAATCATTGAGGATCCTATCTTTCAAACCGATTTTGAAAACCTTTACAAATACTACCGCAATACCATATTCTCCAAGTTTGCCATTGTTGGGAATTACTTGCACATGGTGTTTCAGCTTAGTGATTCCGTGACTGATATCAAGACCTTTAAATGGTTGATCAAGGAGAACGAACTACAATACATAGACAATCGCAGCGAGCACGAGTATAGATTTCCGCCGCAATATGGATTCCAGTGGAAGGAAGCCGGACGTGACAATCAGCGATCTGGAAGGCATGGTCACGTGTCTATTTTGGACAAGGTTTTTGTAGAAACCATAGGTGGTGACCTCACGATTAAGGTCGAGGATAATACAGATGATGGTCAAGGGATTTACCGCGAGGACGTAGAACATCGCGACCAGACACTGGACGATGGTCAGTACCGCTATGCAGATTTAGGCAACTTGATAATTCTTGAGATCAAACCCTTCCAGGAAGAACCACGCTATTTTGTCTACAATCACAAGATCAAAGAAGTTCAAAAAATAGACAGCATTGCGCAGGCAGCTGTACTGCTTCCAGACGAGCAAGGAATTATATTTCCTAGCGGTTATTACCTACAAACTGGAGAATACAACGTATTTCCCAGCGACGCTGGCAAACTAAAGTTTGAGCAAAAGATAGCTTCACCTAATGGCGAGGATCATTTATATGTATTCTACAATGCCGCTCAAGGGTTGTATGCATTGATGTCGTATAACGTGATTGACCAGACGGTCAAGACACCTATAATCTGCAGTGGTTTTACGATTTTGGAACGTGGTGAGCTGTGTTACTTTAGAGCTGGAGAAGAGCAGACTAAGCATCACATCATGCAAATATGGCAAACACCCTATTTGAAAGGTGATATCATGCCGTCTGAGCATCAAGATACTATGCTCTATAAAATTGGTAACAAAGACATTGTAAAAGCCATGGCCGAAGCCAATGAGCTTTTGACGCTATTAAACAAGGAAGATAGTTATGCCGGTTTGTACGATGATATCGCTCGTACTTCTAAAGATATTCTCGATGCCTATTACTGGTTGTCTGAAGATGAAACCCAGCAAATCAACATACCGCTTCTTGAAATCAACAAAGCGTCTAACGCAGCTATTGATGAGTTTGAGAAAGTCAAGCAAATGCGTAAACAAGCCGCTGCCGACACTAAAGATATTTCAAAAAAAGCCGATGCACTTTTCAGCAAAATAAAAAGTACGTCGTTCAAGTCCATTAATGATTTTGTAGAGCTTTTGACCCAACTGCGCAGTTTGCGTGGTGAAGCCATAGGTCTATATGAAATACGATATGTAGATACCGATTTCATCAAAGGAATTGAGGAGCAGATCGTTGAGCAAAACGAGGTAATATCACGTCGTGCAGTAACTTTCTTGCTGGATGATAAAGCACTAGCTCCATACCATGATGCCGTTGCCCAAAAACAAAAAGCACTAGACGACACTAAAAAAGTCATCGAGATTAAAAACCTAGAGAAAGAGGTCAATCAGATTGCAGAAGATCTGGAGCTACTTATAGAAATAGTTTCTAACCTAGACATTGAGGATACCTCGCATTCAACCAAAATTATTGAGAACATCTCTTTGATTTTTGCGACCATCAATCAGGTAAAGGCTGCTATTAAGAATAAGATTAAAACCGTAGGTAAAAAAGAAGCACAAGCCGATTTTGCAGCACAGTTAAAGTTGATCGATCAGAGTATCATCAATTATCTAGACATTGCAAATACACCTGAAAAATGCGATGAATTCCTAACTAAAGTTTCTATTCAGCTAGAAGAGCTGGAAGGAAAGTTTGCCGATTATGACGAGTATATCACAGAGATTATTGCTAAACGTGAAGAAGTCTATGCCGCTTTTGATAACCGTAAGAGCAGCCTGGTAGAAGCACGTAATAAGAAAGCTATTTCTTATCAAAATGCTGCAGAACGCATCATCAAAGGTGTCCAAAAACGAGCGCAATCACTAGATAGCATCACAGAAATCAATGGTTATTTTGCCAGTGATTTAATGATCAATAAGGTGCGAGACATTGTCGCGCAATTAAAGGAGCTGGACGACGCTGGTAAAGCGGAAGCTATTGAAACCGCCCTAAAAGTAGCTCGTGAAGATGCCTTGAGAAAACTTAAGGATAAAAATGAACTGTATGAAGATGGTGATAATATCATTAAGCTGGGTAAGCATAAATTTGGCGTCAATAAACAACAGCTGGATTTAACCATCGTCTTCAAGGATAACGCGCTGTTCTACCATCTTACTGGTACAGATTTTTATCAAGAATTACACAATGAAATCCTGACACAGTCTAAAGAAATCTGGAATCAAGAACTGGTTTCAGAAAATGCTCAGGTATATCGATCTGCCTACCTCGCCTACTCAATTTTCAAAAATGGAGATCAAGAAGCCTTAAGAACGATGAGTCCGGCAGACTTGTTAGTTCACGTTCAAGAAATAGCTAGTGGGAACTATTCTGGTGGTTATGTAAAAGGTGTTCATGATCATGATGCCGCACAGATCTTAAGTGTGCTTTTACATAAGGACCATGATTTAGGATTACTCACCTATGCGCCACAAGTACGTGCACAAGCGCAATTTTTCTGGAATAGTCTTGATGATCAACGACGCCTCCATCTTAACCGCACGCTAAAAAGTGCTGGTGAGGTTTTATCTGTTTTTCCAGATAGTAAAGAGTATAATTTTATTATCGACGAGCTGACAGAAGAGATTTTCAATGTTTCGAAATTAATTGATAGTCCATCAGCGGCTAGGTATTTGTTCAACGAGCTCAAGGACAATGATCACTTTACGGTGAGTCACAGCGCCATTCAATTAAAGGAAGCTTTTGAAAAGAAAATCAAAGCTCAAAATGCCGATTTGAAATTCAAGAAAAGTCTGGAGGCCTGCGATAATGAAAAAGATAAAATAGAATTAGTGAGACACTGGGTTTCCGCTTTCGCGAAAGCGAACTCAAAACAAGCTTTATTGCCTTACATAGACGAGTGTGTAGCAAATATTCTTTACGGCGAACTGACGGCAGACAAAACCGTAGCCGTATCACCAGAAGAAACCATCCAAAACTTAAAAGGAGCGCATGCAACGATAGAAGAAGGAACTTTCCAATTCAATTATCATGATTTTGTTGCAACACTGGAGCATTTTACGACGACAAAAGTACCTGCATACGAGACCTTTAAAGCCGCGAAACATCAAGTAACTGAGGAGCTGAAAGAATCTTTGCGCTTAGAAGAATTCAAGCCACGCGTTTTGAGCTCGTTTGTGCGTAATAAATTGATCGACCAGGTATATTTCCCATTAATAGGAGACAATCTTGCCAAACAATTAGGAACGGTAGGCGATACTAAACGTACCGACCGCATGGGATTATTGCTATTGATCTCACCACCAGGTTACGGTAAAACGACCTTGATGGAGTATATGGCAAATCGACTGGGTTTGATTTTTATGAAAATTAATGGGCCAGCAATAGGTCACGATATCACATCAGTTGATCCAGAAGCAGCGTCAAATGCAGCCACACGAGAAGAACTCAAGAAACTGAATCTTGCCTTTGAAATGGGTGACAATGTGATGTTGTATCTAGATGATATACAGCACTGTAATCCAGAGTTTTTACAAAAATTCATCAGCCTGTCTGACGGTACGCGTAAGATTGAAGGTGTTTTCAATGGCAAGCCCAAAACATATGACCTGCGCAGTAAGAAATTTTGCATCATCATGGCTGGTAATCCATATACTGAAAGTGGAGATAAATTCCAGATTCCTGACATGCTGGCAAACCGTGCCGATATCTATAATCTAGGTGACATCATAGGCGATACAGCACATCTATTTGAGTTGAGCCTGGTAGAAAATGCACTGACCAGCAATCCGGTGTTGCAACAATTGAGTAATAAGCATTTTGATGATGTCTACGCTTTGATTGATAGGGTTCAAAATGGCGCCAGTGATAACGAACTCAAAGGAAATCACAGCAATCAAGAAATAGCAGATTATGTAGCCGTACTTGAAAAAGTGTTGAAAATAAGAGATACGGTTCTCAAAGTCAATGAAACTTATATCGCCAGCGCAGGAATGGAGGATACGTATCGTACAGAACCTAGTTTTAAACTACAAGGATCTTATCGAGACATGAATAAACTAGTCGCAAAGGTTGTCCCAATCATGGATGATAAGGAATTACAAACCTTACTATTATCACATTATGAAAGTGAATCACAAACCTTAACCAGTGCCGCTGAAGCCAATCTTTTGAAATATAAAGAACTAGTCAACACCATCACGCCTGAAGAACAGCAACGATGGGAAGATATCAAGAAGATTTTTGCAAAAAACAACAAGCTCAATGGCCTAGGTGGACAGAATCAAATGTCCCAAGTCCTGAGTCAGATGATGGATTTTACTGAAAATCTAGAAGGTATCAAAGAAGTCCTGCGTAAAGGATTGTCGAAATAGCAAACACAAAAGCATTTCTAGATTCATTGAAACAAAAAACCCAATCCAGCACTGGATTGGGTTTTTTCTTGATTTGCTTATTTCTATTACAAAGCATCAATGGCTTTAGTAGCCTTTTCTATGCTCGCTTCTCTTGATTGACTCGTTAAGTCTGCGGCAATGAATGTAACATCAGTAATTCCTAAAAAACCAAATAGGGTTTTTAAATAAGGTGATACGAAATCTACCTCGCTACCTACTGGTGTGCCGCCCGTTGAGATGATGGCG is from Nonlabens sp. YIK11 and encodes:
- a CDS encoding DNA repair ATPase — protein: MADKELKDTTQLDSGTYEIIQSRLLKQKNDLQQRLAALNDERKKVFGSLETRLIANDRVNTENNCIARDIVTIGNYSLFGYNVHFGLRTEIKLSDVFNVYEFDRDGEAGDALRFRESGTKLQIIEDPIFQTDFENLYKYYRNTIFSKFAIVGNYLHMVFQLSDSVTDIKTFKWLIKENELQYIDNRSEHEYRFPPQYGFQWKEAGRDNQRSGRHGHVSILDKVFVETIGGDLTIKVEDNTDDGQGIYREDVEHRDQTLDDGQYRYADLGNLIILEIKPFQEEPRYFVYNHKIKEVQKIDSIAQAAVLLPDEQGIIFPSGYYLQTGEYNVFPSDAGKLKFEQKIASPNGEDHLYVFYNAAQGLYALMSYNVIDQTVKTPIICSGFTILERGELCYFRAGEEQTKHHIMQIWQTPYLKGDIMPSEHQDTMLYKIGNKDIVKAMAEANELLTLLNKEDSYAGLYDDIARTSKDILDAYYWLSEDETQQINIPLLEINKASNAAIDEFEKVKQMRKQAAADTKDISKKADALFSKIKSTSFKSINDFVELLTQLRSLRGEAIGLYEIRYVDTDFIKGIEEQIVEQNEVISRRAVTFLLDDKALAPYHDAVAQKQKALDDTKKVIEIKNLEKEVNQIAEDLELLIEIVSNLDIEDTSHSTKIIENISLIFATINQVKAAIKNKIKTVGKKEAQADFAAQLKLIDQSIINYLDIANTPEKCDEFLTKVSIQLEELEGKFADYDEYITEIIAKREEVYAAFDNRKSSLVEARNKKAISYQNAAERIIKGVQKRAQSLDSITEINGYFASDLMINKVRDIVAQLKELDDAGKAEAIETALKVAREDALRKLKDKNELYEDGDNIIKLGKHKFGVNKQQLDLTIVFKDNALFYHLTGTDFYQELHNEILTQSKEIWNQELVSENAQVYRSAYLAYSIFKNGDQEALRTMSPADLLVHVQEIASGNYSGGYVKGVHDHDAAQILSVLLHKDHDLGLLTYAPQVRAQAQFFWNSLDDQRRLHLNRTLKSAGEVLSVFPDSKEYNFIIDELTEEIFNVSKLIDSPSAARYLFNELKDNDHFTVSHSAIQLKEAFEKKIKAQNADLKFKKSLEACDNEKDKIELVRHWVSAFAKANSKQALLPYIDECVANILYGELTADKTVAVSPEETIQNLKGAHATIEEGTFQFNYHDFVATLEHFTTTKVPAYETFKAAKHQVTEELKESLRLEEFKPRVLSSFVRNKLIDQVYFPLIGDNLAKQLGTVGDTKRTDRMGLLLLISPPGYGKTTLMEYMANRLGLIFMKINGPAIGHDITSVDPEAASNAATREELKKLNLAFEMGDNVMLYLDDIQHCNPEFLQKFISLSDGTRKIEGVFNGKPKTYDLRSKKFCIIMAGNPYTESGDKFQIPDMLANRADIYNLGDIIGDTAHLFELSLVENALTSNPVLQQLSNKHFDDVYALIDRVQNGASDNELKGNHSNQEIADYVAVLEKVLKIRDTVLKVNETYIASAGMEDTYRTEPSFKLQGSYRDMNKLVAKVVPIMDDKELQTLLLSHYESESQTLTSAAEANLLKYKELVNTITPEEQQRWEDIKKIFAKNNKLNGLGGQNQMSQVLSQMMDFTENLEGIKEVLRKGLSK